Proteins co-encoded in one Mycobacterium mantenii genomic window:
- a CDS encoding MarR family winged helix-turn-helix transcriptional regulator, producing MSDSESNPAEVAELAEGLHRALSKLFAILRRGDPSGVAAGELTLAQLSILVTLLDQGPIRMTDLAAHERVRTPTTTVAIRRLEKIGLVKRSRDPSDLRAVLVDITPRGRAVHGESLANRRASLAAMLSQLPTSDLNTLMQALAPLERLASGDPTSGPAGVPPARKEA from the coding sequence ATGTCAGACAGCGAATCGAACCCGGCCGAGGTAGCCGAGCTCGCGGAAGGTTTGCACCGAGCGCTGTCCAAATTGTTCGCCATTCTTCGCCGTGGGGACCCCAGCGGCGTGGCGGCAGGGGAACTGACCCTGGCGCAGTTGTCGATTCTGGTCACGTTGCTCGACCAGGGCCCGATTCGGATGACCGATCTCGCCGCACACGAACGGGTGCGGACTCCCACCACGACCGTGGCGATCCGCCGGCTGGAGAAGATAGGGCTGGTCAAGCGTTCCCGCGACCCGTCCGACCTGCGTGCGGTGCTCGTGGACATCACCCCGCGGGGGCGTGCCGTTCACGGTGAATCGCTGGCCAATCGACGCGCTTCTTTGGCCGCGATGCTGAGCCAGCTCCCGACGTCCGACCTCAACACCCTGATGCAGGCGCTGGCGCCGCTGGAGCGGCTGGCGTCCGGCGACCCGACGTCCGGACCCGCCGGCGTGCCGCCCGCGCGCAAGGAAGCTTGA